A window of Cucurbita pepo subsp. pepo cultivar mu-cu-16 chromosome LG06, ASM280686v2, whole genome shotgun sequence contains these coding sequences:
- the LOC111796558 gene encoding zinc finger protein ZAT10-like — MALEALNSPTTPSPALHYDDPSPNSIESWSKRKRTKRPRGFDNPPTEEEYLALCLIMLARGGATPTADPDHRLEYEVPIPAQPISVVKLSYKCSVCNKAFSSYQALGGHKASHRKSATGEDHSTSSTTTTTTTSATATASVGGGKSHECSICHKSFPTGQALGGHKRCHYDGGINNNNNNTTTTNNNNATVTSSEGVGSTHTKSHSHRDFDLNLPALPELSPGFFISAGDDEVQSPLPLKKPRVLTIPKIEISQN, encoded by the coding sequence ATGGCTCTTGAAGCTCTGAATTCTCCCACCACGCCATCACCGGCTCTCCACTATGATGATCCTAGCCCCAATTCGATTGAGTCTTGGTCTAAGCGGAAGAGGACCAAGCGTCCACGGGGATTTGATAATCCTCCCACCGAGGAGGAGTATTTAGCGCTATGTCTCATCATGCTGGCTCGCGGTGGCGCAACCCCTACTGCCGACCCTGACCACCGACTTGAGTATGAAGTTCCCATTCCGGCTCAACCCATATCGGTTGTTAAGCTTAGCTACAAGTGCTCTGTTTGCAATAAGGCGTTTTCGTCTTATCAGGCGTTGGGTGGACATAAAGCCAGCCATAGAAAATCAGCTACAGGGGAAGACCACTCCACTTCctctactactactactaccaCTACttccgccaccgccaccgcctcCGTCGGTGGGGGTAAATCCCACGAGTGCTCTATTTGTCACAAGTCTTTTCCGACTGGCCAGGCCTTGGGCGGCCACAAGCGTTGCCACTACGATGGCGgaatcaacaacaacaacaacaacaccaccaccaccaacaacaacaacgcCACTGTGACATCGTCGGAAGGAGTTGGGTCCACCCACACAAAGAGCCACAGCCACCGCGACTTTGACCTCAACCTCCCTGCTTTGCCAGAATTATCACCGGGATTCTTCATCTCTGCCGGCGACGACGAGGTCCAAAGCCCATTACCTCTGAAGAAGCCTCGTGTATTGACGATTCCCAAAATcgaaatttctcaaaattaa
- the LOC111797451 gene encoding QWRF motif-containing protein 2-like — translation MVAAVSTTLNPKTAAAQKGPHLHPTRQNSNRIPLFPSDSDNAIDPRKPKSREVTSRFMPPSNSSSSALVTKRSPSPSLARTPSLAATPTQTGSSVNKRSLSVDRRRVATPRPCSLDFRTGNDNGGVAEMPASQKLLLTSTRSLSVSFQGESFSLQVSKAKPVHSPGVRKGTPERRKSTTPARGGVADKAENSKPIVDQHRWPGRLRQANLMSKSLDCENIAERMRVSGRSVNVIRQLQGPMAQGRASFDGALSSDSENGGLEKAGDVVVDANSENVSDQSNVASSDSDSVSSGTNSGAQEYSTGEVQGQRGPRGIVVPARFWQETNNRLRRQPENGSPLSKNVGVRTLAPSKLTVPKKFAMDSPTSSPREVANSRGQLSPIRGSPKPMSPSKLLASSTGPRLRNAVGSTPLNSLSSIPLSMTSFVADARRGKIAENRIVDAHSLRLLHNRLLQWRFVNARADAAHCGLRLNAERSLYNAWLGTTKLRESVRTKRSELQLLKQKLTLTSILSWQMSRLEEWDELDQDFSNSLSGVTEALRASTLRLPVVGAAKADVQDIKDAISSAVDVLQTMASSVCFLLSKVGKVNSLVFELANVSAKECTLLERVKCLLSAIAVLQVKECSLRTQILQRR, via the exons ATGGTAGCTGCTGTGTCCACGACGCTAAACCCCAAAACTGCCGCCGCTCAGAAAGGGCCTCATCTTCATCCGACGCGGCAGAATTCGAACAGGATTCCTTTGTTTCCGTCTGACTCCGACAATGCAATTGATCCGCGTAAGCCGAAATCTCGCGAGGTCACTTCTCGATTTATGCCTCCATCGAACTCCTCTTCCTCGGCCTTGGTTACCAAACGgtctccttctccttcactcGCTAGAACTCCCAGTTTAGCTGCTACGCCGACGCAGACTGGTTCTTCGGTGAATAAGCGTTCGCTATCCGTGGACCGAAGAAGAGTTGCGACTCCTAGGCCTTGTTCTCTTGATTTCAGGACTGGGAATGATAATGGTGGCGTGGCTGAGATGCCTGCTTCTCAGAAGCTCTTGCTTACTTCTACGAGAAGCTTATCTGTTTCATTCCAGGGCGAGTCCTTCTCTCTGCAAGTTAGTAAGGCGAAGCCGGTTCATTCACCAGGTGTGAGGAAGGGTACGCCTGAACGCAGGAAGTCGACGACGCCAGCGAGAGGTGGCGTTGCGGACAAAGCAGAGAACTCAAAGCCTATTGTAGATCAGCATAGATGGCCCGGGAGGTTGCGGCAGGCTAATTTGATGAGCAAGAGTTTGGATTGTGAGAACATAGCCGAAAGGATGAGGGTTAGTGGCAGATCTGTGAATGTCATTAGGCAGTTGCAGGGTCCTATGGCTCAGGGTAGGGCTTCCTTTGATGGGGCTTTGAGCTCGGATTCCGAAAATGGAGGATTAGAGAAGGCGGGTGATGTTGTTGTGGACGCAAattcagaaaatgtatctgatCAGTCTAATGTAGCTTCATCTGATTCTGATAGCGTCTCTTCCGGTACCAATTCTGGAGCTCAAGAGTACAGTACTGGCGAAGTACAGGGGCAGCGGGGACCTCGCGGGATTGTAGTACCGGCAAGATTTTGGCAGGAGACAAACAACCGGTTGCGGCGCCAGCCCGAAAATGGGTCGCCTTTGTCCAAAAATGTGGGGGTAAGAACTTTAGCTCCTTCCAAGCTTACCGTGCCAAAGAAGTTTGCGATGGATAGTCCTACATCATCTCCACGCGAAGTTGCCAACAGTCGAGGTCAATTGTCTCCCATTCGCGGTTCACCTAAACCTATGTCACCAAGTAAGCTGTTAGCATCGTCCACCGGACCTCGGTTGAGGAATGCTGTGGGAAGTACACCTCTTAATAGTTTGAGCAGCATTCCATTATCAATGACAAGTTTTGTTGCCGATGCCCGGAGGGGGAAGATTGCGGAGAACCGAATTGTAGATGCACATTCTTTGAGGCTCTTACATAATCGGCTGTTACAATGGCGTTTTGTCAATGCCCGAGCAGATGCAGCCCATTGCGGCCTCAGGTTGAATGCAGAG AGAAGCCTCTATAACGCCTGGCTGGGTACCACGAAGCTTCGTGAATCTGTTAGAACAAAGAGATCGGAGTTACAGTTACTGAAACAAAAACTAACGTTAACGTCCATCCTCAGTTGGCAG ATGTCGCGTTTGGAGGAGTGGGATGAACTGGATCAAGACTTTTCCAACAGCTTATCAGGTGTTACTGAAGCTTTGAGGGCTAGCACCCTTCGCCTGCCAGTTGTTGGGGCAGCAAAG GCGGATGTCCAAGATATTAAGGACGCAATTTCTTCTGCCGTTGATGTCCTGCAGACAATGGCATCATCAGTTTGCTTTCTATTATCAAAG GTTGGAAAAGTGAACTCTCTTGTTTTTGAGTTGGCGAATGTGAGTGCAAAGGAATGTACTTTGCTTGAGCGGGTAAAATGTCTATTGTCTGCAATTGCTGTACTCCAG GTGAAAGAGTGTAGTCTGCGAACGCAAATTTTACAGCGGAGATAG
- the LOC111797208 gene encoding uncharacterized protein At2g23090-like: MGGGNGQKSKMAREKNLEKLKSSSRGSQLEKNKKAMTIQCKVCMQTFICTTTEVKCREHAEARHPKSDVYACFPHLKNPNSS; encoded by the exons ATGGGCGGAGGCAATGGCCAGAAGTCTAAAATGGCTCGGGAGAAAAACCTGGAGAAACTAAAGTCCTCCTCAAGAG GAAGTCAGCtggaaaagaacaagaaagccATGACAATACAG TGCAAGGTATGCATGCAGACATTTATATGCACAACGACGGAGGTGAAGTGCAGGGAGCATGCAGAAGCAAGGCACCCAAAATCTGATGTTTATGCCTGTTTTCCCCATCTTAAGAATCCCAACTCCTCCTAG
- the LOC111797226 gene encoding LOB domain-containing protein 39-like, with the protein MSCSGCRVLRKGCNEACVLRSSLHWIRSPEAQANATLFLAKFFGRSDLLSFIAAVPHHQRPALFQSLLFEACGRTVNPVSGAVGLLSSGNWHVCQLAADTVLSGGVLRPIPGIELSGNPTRNVDDSTLTFNTDVWTTTAQNLQLYPSTPSDFRCLPDLAVAAGRAKNHTLENRRSLDSEDSIMTSFGSGDRRKQRKLLNLFI; encoded by the exons ATGAGTTGCAGCGGCTGCAGAGTACTTCGAAAGGGCTGCAACGAAGCTTGCGTTCTAAGGTCCAGTCTCCACTGGATTCGTTCGCCGGAAGCCCAGGCCAACGCCACCTTGTTTCTCGCTAAATTCTTTGGCCGTAGTGATCTCTTGTCCTTCATCGCCGCCGTCCCCCATCATCAAAGACCGG CTCTGTTTCAGTCTCTGTTATTCGAGGCTTGCGGCCGCACCGTCAACCCAGTTAGCGGCGCGGTTGGTCTCTTGTCCAGCGGGAACTGGCACGTCTGTCAGCTGGCTGCGGACACCGTTCTCAGCGGCGGAGTTCTCCGCCCCATAcccggaatcgaactttcggGAAATCCCACGCGCAACGTCGATGATTCCACCCTTACTTTCAATACCGATGTCTGGACCACTACCGCACAAAATCTTCAACTCTACCCATCCACTCCGTCGGATTTCCGGTGCCTCCCTGATCTCGCCGTCGCCGCCGGAAGAGCGAAGAATCATACCCTGGAGAATCGGCGGTCTCTAGATTCCGAAGACTCGATCATGACCAGCTTCGGAAGCGGCGACCGACGGAAACAGAGGaagcttttaaatttattcatctga
- the LOC111797561 gene encoding uncharacterized protein LOC111797561, producing the protein MKLSGFWVFFLVLQTTLLLSCFPSHLNASSSSDMALSHHHVNPNECLYDIPFNRKLKFQTYKHNSLGKKKVNPGDLKLDDYPTIDPVPSSKTSVKPGPIEHGAPLLPHMPIPPPPPDQPGDYA; encoded by the exons ATGAAGCTTTCtgggttttgggttttctttttggtcCTCCAAACAACTTTATTGCTGTCTTGCTTTCCCAGCCATTTAAATGCCTCCTCCAGCTCCG ATATGGCTTTGAGCCACCACCATGTCAATCCAAACGAATGCTTGTATGACATACCCTTTAACAGGAAGCTGAAG TTCCAGACTTATAAACATAACAGCCTGGGGAAAAAGAAGGTTAACCCAGGTGATCTTAAACTTGATGACTACCCTACCATTGACCCAGTTCCAAGCTCAAAGACATCAGTCAAACCCGGGCCAATAGAGCATGGGGCTCCTCTCCTTCCTCATATGCCaattcctcctcctcctcctgaCCAGCCCGGCGATTATGCTTAG
- the LOC111797373 gene encoding acanthoscurrin-1-like, protein MTRNYSVSRGLLLFCLVLSTNVLDAANARKLKLSSGMSAHEMGNGLPEDTNVKKEVNLLELTVGGYGGVSPGGGSGIGMNGGFGSGYGGSGSGGAGGGGFGSGIGYGSDGGYGPGIGYGSGSGFGGGGGGLGGSGGIGGGGIGGSGGIGGGGIGGSGGIGGGGLGGSGGIGGGGLGGSGGIGGGGGVSGSGGGGGGVGGSGGMGGGSGGGGGGGYGGNMNNP, encoded by the coding sequence ATGACGAGAAACTATTCGGTTTCACGGGGCCTCCTCCTTTTCTGTCTTGTCCTCTCCACTAATGTTCTTGACGCTGCAAATGCAAGAAAATTGAAGCTTTCGAGTGGCATGAGTGCTCATGAAATGGGAAATGGCCTTCCAGAGGACACAAACGTTAAAAAGGAAGTGAACCTTTTAGAGCTCACGGTTGGAGGTTATGGGGGGGTATCACCTGGTGGTGGCTCTGGCATCGGGATGAACGGAGGCTTTGGCTCAGGTTACGGTGGTTCTGGATCCGGTGGGGCTGGAGGTGGTGGATTCGGTTCGGGCATTGGTTATGGGTCGGATGGTGGGTATGGACCTGGAATTGGGTATGGCTCAGGTTCAGGCTTtggtggtggcggtggtgggTTAGGCGGCTCAGGTGGCATCGGAGGTGGTGGAATAGGCGGCTCAGGTGGCATTGGAGGTGGTGGAATAGGCGGTTCAGGTGGCATTGGAGGTGGTGGGTTAGGCGGCTCAGGTGGCATTGGAGGTGGTGGATTAGGCGGTTCAGGTGGCATTGGAGGTGGCGGTGGAGTAAGTGGTTCAGGaggcggtggcggcggagttGGCGGTTCAGGAGGCATGGGTGGTGgtagtggtggtggtggtggtggtggttatGGAGGCAACATGAATAATCCTTGA